The following are encoded together in the uncultured Fibrobacter sp. genome:
- a CDS encoding ABC transporter ATP-binding protein, whose amino-acid sequence MAIKQNGFETTNLGFSYDGRAILKNINLKINQGEFVCLLGESGSGKTTLLNLLAGLTKPSEGHVYWKGKEIEKPSAERSVVFQDYTLFPWLTLLQNVTLAIKKTKKLKTSYAKNLAEEYLNLVGLSGSLHKYPFELSGGMRQRGAIARALSVSADALLLDEPFGALDPVNRASLQDLVLELCRGVKDRPITTLFVTHDIREAVYLGSRIIVLGATPGRIIADIPLDFPVKKNRGEWFRNEKVQQTIATIEDAYHKDILEKLGHIVQGGASI is encoded by the coding sequence ATGGCAATAAAGCAAAATGGTTTTGAAACAACGAATCTCGGTTTTTCGTACGATGGCAGGGCCATCTTGAAAAACATCAACTTGAAAATCAACCAAGGTGAGTTCGTATGCCTGCTAGGCGAAAGCGGTAGTGGCAAGACCACTTTGCTTAACCTTCTCGCCGGGCTTACCAAGCCGAGCGAGGGGCATGTCTACTGGAAAGGAAAAGAAATCGAAAAGCCTTCTGCAGAAAGGAGTGTAGTCTTTCAGGACTACACCCTTTTCCCTTGGCTTACCCTTCTCCAAAATGTAACGCTCGCCATTAAAAAGACAAAAAAGCTGAAGACGAGCTACGCCAAAAATTTAGCCGAAGAATACTTGAACTTAGTAGGACTTTCTGGAAGCCTACATAAATACCCCTTTGAACTTTCGGGCGGAATGCGCCAGCGCGGAGCCATAGCGCGTGCCTTAAGTGTCAGCGCTGACGCCCTTCTTTTAGACGAACCCTTTGGCGCTCTCGATCCCGTAAACCGTGCAAGCCTCCAAGATTTGGTGCTGGAACTTTGCCGCGGTGTCAAGGACCGCCCAATCACCACACTGTTTGTCACGCACGACATTCGCGAAGCCGTTTATCTCGGAAGCCGCATTATCGTTTTAGGGGCAACCCCCGGTCGCATCATTGCAGACATCCCGCTTGATTTCCCGGTAAAGAAGAATCGTGGTGAATGGTTCCGCAACGAAAAAGTCCAACAAACCATTGCAACCATTGAAGACGCCTACCACAAGGACATCCTTGAAAAACTAGGCCACATTGTACAAGGAGGTGCCAGCATATGA
- a CDS encoding ABC transporter permease codes for MLISCGPEWDSQYLFPSPKAILKALFDSREELLRSAGASLLKLVPAYLVASIVGISIGIVSGSIPWVSNMLKPISRFAAPIPPNVYIPYAIAILPTFYLSSTFIIFIAAFWPIYLNTAAGAAEIPEKYRRNAAIIGIGKFEYLWRIALVASLPSIFSGLSVGMGLSFIMLTVAELFGENTGLGHFVQFYADYSDYPNMVAGILWTGIVVLAIMELFELVKRKLLFWTKAN; via the coding sequence GTGTTGATCAGCTGCGGTCCCGAATGGGACAGCCAATATTTGTTCCCGTCTCCTAAGGCTATACTGAAAGCCCTCTTCGATTCTCGTGAAGAACTTTTGCGCAGTGCAGGAGCCTCTCTTTTAAAACTGGTGCCCGCCTATTTGGTGGCGTCGATTGTCGGAATCTCTATCGGAATCGTTTCCGGTTCCATTCCGTGGGTATCGAACATGCTGAAACCCATTTCCAGGTTTGCGGCCCCCATTCCCCCCAACGTTTATATTCCTTACGCGATAGCGATTCTTCCGACGTTCTATTTGTCTTCGACCTTTATCATCTTTATTGCCGCTTTTTGGCCCATTTACTTGAATACGGCTGCCGGCGCGGCTGAAATCCCCGAAAAATACAGGCGCAACGCCGCCATTATCGGAATTGGAAAGTTTGAATACTTGTGGAGAATCGCCCTTGTAGCAAGCCTGCCGTCAATATTTTCGGGGCTTTCTGTAGGCATGGGACTTTCGTTCATCATGCTCACCGTGGCTGAACTTTTCGGCGAAAACACGGGGCTCGGTCACTTTGTGCAATTTTACGCCGACTATTCCGATTACCCCAACATGGTTGCAGGCATTCTCTGGACAGGCATTGTGGTACTTGCGATTATGGAACTGTTTGAACTTGTTAAACGCAAGCTCCTGTTCTGGACAAAAGCGAACTAG
- a CDS encoding HD domain-containing protein: protein MSLTVERAKEISKGHVTEESLVIHSLNVCYAMGAMAKHFGEDVEHWQAVGYLHDYDYQEFPEEHLQHTEKELLAQGVSEEDVRAILAHGFEIVNQVEPKTNMEKSLFTVDELTGIIQACARMRPNGILDLEVKSFMKKFKDKKFAAKCNRDYILKGCALLGMDVKDVAAICIEGMREHAAEIGLAGNAA from the coding sequence ATGAGCTTGACCGTCGAACGCGCAAAAGAAATCAGCAAGGGCCACGTGACCGAAGAATCGCTGGTCATCCATTCCCTCAACGTATGCTACGCCATGGGCGCCATGGCCAAACACTTCGGCGAAGACGTTGAACACTGGCAAGCCGTGGGCTACCTGCACGATTACGACTATCAGGAATTCCCCGAAGAACACCTGCAGCACACCGAAAAGGAACTGCTTGCGCAGGGCGTCTCCGAAGAAGACGTGCGCGCCATTTTGGCACACGGCTTTGAAATCGTGAACCAGGTGGAACCCAAGACCAACATGGAAAAGAGCCTGTTCACCGTCGACGAACTCACCGGAATCATCCAGGCCTGCGCAAGAATGCGCCCCAACGGAATTTTGGACCTCGAAGTGAAAAGTTTCATGAAGAAGTTCAAGGACAAAAAATTCGCCGCCAAGTGCAACCGTGACTACATTCTGAAAGGCTGCGCCCTGCTCGGCATGGACGTGAAAGACGTCGCCGCCATCTGCATCGAGGGTATGCGCGAACACGCCGCCGAAATCGGCCTAGCGGGGAACGCCGCGTAA
- a CDS encoding guanosine polyphosphate pyrophosphohydrolase → MITLNDYLYSGNTVLKILHQYSNDLRNGAKETRNSIDLAHSNFLIQIIELLEHNDFLTSQSQRIKEFYKFMTREYPFLAFTFKGRIKSLIRAEEKFNGYILEYIYGYYKKNGKFPTEAEIKSKLNFRDLIAYRIVISMPVCHIKKGENRREVEEKYLYEIANVLPEFLEERGFTAEITKYTEDGHSELLNEQVRPYYHDSVAFPRSSGYQSLHIIFYDNLARCFTEVQLRTKDMDDFAEIGEANHFGYEKTQEARRSKHDEIPSGECVYFDEAYERLTKLQEIELANVDVNMFKAINNQLINDGCGLFRGRQILPFEHLSRFQNDLID, encoded by the coding sequence ATGATTACGCTGAACGACTATTTATATTCTGGAAACACGGTACTGAAAATTTTGCACCAGTATTCTAACGACCTCAGGAACGGTGCGAAGGAAACGCGCAACAGCATCGACCTTGCGCATTCGAATTTTCTGATTCAGATTATTGAATTGCTGGAGCACAATGACTTTTTGACTTCGCAGTCTCAGCGGATCAAGGAATTCTACAAGTTCATGACGCGGGAATACCCGTTCTTGGCTTTTACTTTCAAGGGTCGCATTAAGTCGCTGATTCGCGCCGAAGAAAAATTCAATGGTTACATCCTTGAATACATTTACGGCTACTACAAAAAAAACGGGAAGTTCCCGACAGAAGCCGAAATCAAGAGCAAGCTGAACTTTCGCGACTTGATTGCTTACCGCATTGTGATTTCGATGCCGGTTTGCCACATTAAAAAGGGCGAGAACCGCCGCGAAGTAGAAGAAAAGTATCTGTACGAAATCGCGAACGTGCTGCCGGAATTCTTGGAAGAGCGCGGCTTTACGGCAGAAATCACGAAGTACACGGAAGACGGTCATTCGGAATTGTTGAATGAACAAGTGCGGCCGTATTACCACGATTCGGTGGCATTCCCGAGGAGTTCGGGTTACCAGTCGCTGCATATTATTTTCTACGACAATCTGGCCCGCTGCTTTACCGAAGTGCAGTTGCGCACCAAGGATATGGATGACTTTGCCGAAATCGGCGAGGCAAACCATTTTGGCTACGAGAAAACGCAAGAGGCGCGCCGCAGCAAGCACGACGAGATTCCGAGCGGCGAATGCGTGTATTTTGACGAAGCCTACGAGCGCCTGACAAAATTGCAGGAAATTGAGCTCGCGAATGTAGACGTGAACATGTTCAAGGCAATCAACAACCAGCTGATCAACGACGGTTGCGGCCTTTTCCGCGGTCGGCAAATTTTGCCGTTCGAGCATCTATCGCGCTTCCAGAACGATTTGATTGACTGA
- a CDS encoding DsrE/DsrF/DrsH-like family protein has protein sequence MSEVKKFLAKDFYKIDSQNSTLLDVRETSEAIVRPVNGALQVPFFELSKKIDSIPKDKPVYVFCSTGDRSEEVAEIFADRDYDVYNVEGGLDAVPKIHFVDAKGLKCPGPIVKVDEAVKSVSVGEEVQVEATEKAFFSDVDVWCQRTGNELKSLSEKDGVIYATIVKRDTPQSLEKRDFEHGKTFVVFSGDLDKAIASFIMANGAAAMGRPVTMFFTFWGVSILRRPEKVRVKKSLIGKMFGFMMPRGSKKLGLSRMNFGGIGAKMIRAVMKQNGVSSLEELIESARRKGVKFVACQMSMELMGITAEELIDGVELGGVATMLGSTEKSDLTYFI, from the coding sequence ATGTCCGAAGTCAAAAAATTCCTTGCAAAAGATTTCTACAAGATTGATTCCCAAAATTCAACGCTACTCGATGTTCGCGAAACGAGTGAAGCCATCGTGCGCCCTGTGAACGGGGCGCTGCAGGTTCCGTTCTTTGAACTGTCCAAGAAGATAGATAGCATCCCGAAAGACAAGCCCGTTTACGTATTCTGCTCCACGGGAGACCGTTCCGAAGAGGTTGCCGAAATTTTCGCCGATCGCGATTACGACGTGTACAATGTAGAAGGCGGGCTTGACGCCGTCCCGAAAATTCACTTCGTTGATGCCAAGGGTCTCAAGTGCCCGGGCCCCATCGTGAAGGTGGACGAAGCGGTCAAAAGTGTGTCCGTCGGCGAAGAAGTCCAGGTGGAAGCGACCGAGAAAGCATTCTTCTCGGATGTGGATGTCTGGTGCCAGCGTACCGGCAACGAATTGAAATCGCTTTCCGAAAAAGACGGCGTGATCTATGCGACAATCGTAAAGCGAGACACACCCCAGTCTCTCGAAAAAAGGGATTTTGAGCACGGCAAGACGTTTGTCGTTTTCAGTGGCGATTTGGATAAAGCGATAGCCTCTTTCATTATGGCAAACGGAGCTGCCGCCATGGGACGCCCGGTTACCATGTTCTTCACCTTCTGGGGAGTAAGCATTTTGCGCAGGCCCGAAAAGGTGCGCGTCAAGAAATCGCTCATCGGAAAAATGTTTGGATTCATGATGCCCCGCGGTTCCAAGAAACTCGGACTTTCGCGCATGAACTTTGGCGGAATCGGCGCCAAGATGATTCGCGCGGTCATGAAGCAGAACGGCGTTTCTTCGCTAGAAGAACTGATTGAAAGCGCAAGGCGGAAGGGCGTGAAGTTTGTCGCCTGTCAGATGTCGATGGAACTCATGGGAATCACAGCCGAAGAGTTGATTGACGGCGTTGAACTCGGCGGCGTCGCGACGATGCTCGGCTCCACCGAAAAATCCGACTTGACATATTTTATTTAA
- a CDS encoding radical SAM protein: protein MINRQAALEILNANADSLPNLIEQAYQLRTKYKGNRVSIQLLTNVRSGNCTQNCAYCAQSRDSAAPIEKYRYVEDKKLYGDNDLVDEMHLARHCIGLSGIRFADDDIEKLAERIRKMKKNDTQICCSIGFPTEKQALILKEAGLNRINHNLKKTLFKVADSIFASGYLTEGGQSLEETFRTIEAAGFTWQVESESSH from the coding sequence ATGATAAACAGACAAGCCGCTCTTGAAATTTTGAATGCGAACGCAGATTCGTTACCGAACTTGATTGAACAGGCATATCAGCTGCGTACCAAGTACAAAGGCAACCGCGTAAGCATTCAGTTGCTCACCAATGTCCGCAGCGGAAACTGTACGCAGAACTGCGCCTATTGTGCCCAGTCGCGCGATTCTGCAGCTCCGATTGAAAAGTATCGTTATGTAGAAGACAAAAAGCTGTATGGCGACAACGATCTCGTTGACGAAATGCATTTGGCGAGGCACTGCATCGGGCTCAGCGGCATTCGTTTTGCAGACGACGATATCGAAAAACTTGCCGAACGCATCCGCAAGATGAAAAAGAACGACACGCAAATCTGTTGTTCCATCGGGTTCCCGACCGAAAAGCAGGCGCTGATTCTTAAAGAAGCCGGCCTCAACCGCATCAATCACAACCTGAAGAAGACGCTCTTCAAGGTAGCCGACTCTATTTTTGCGTCAGGCTACCTCACCGAAGGCGGCCAGAGTCTCGAAGAGACCTTCCGCACCATCGAGGCGGCAGGCTTCACCTGGCAAGTGGAAAGCGAATCATCCCACTAA
- the pdxT gene encoding pyridoxal 5'-phosphate synthase glutaminase subunit PdxT: MGINKPQIGVLAVQGAFIEHERILKSLGAEVFEIRQLRDLDLHLDGLVLPGGESTVQGKLLHDLGLFEPLRKKIAEGLPVLATCAGAILLAEKIAGENKAHFATLPAIIRRNAYGRQLGSFFTENEVAHIGKVPQTFIRAPFFESVGDGVEVLSRTASSNNADAPEQIVAVRYKNQIALSFHPELNSDTSIHQYFLKLVG; encoded by the coding sequence ATGGGAATTAACAAACCGCAAATTGGCGTACTCGCGGTGCAGGGGGCGTTCATTGAACACGAACGCATCCTCAAATCGCTGGGCGCCGAAGTATTTGAAATCAGGCAGTTACGCGACCTTGACCTCCATTTAGACGGTCTCGTACTCCCCGGTGGAGAAAGTACCGTGCAAGGGAAACTGCTCCACGATTTGGGACTTTTCGAGCCTCTTCGAAAAAAGATTGCCGAAGGATTGCCTGTGCTTGCAACATGTGCTGGCGCAATCCTCCTCGCCGAAAAAATTGCAGGCGAAAACAAGGCGCATTTCGCGACACTCCCCGCGATTATCCGCAGGAATGCTTACGGAAGGCAGCTCGGCAGCTTCTTTACGGAAAACGAAGTCGCGCACATCGGAAAAGTGCCGCAGACCTTTATTCGCGCGCCCTTCTTTGAATCGGTCGGCGATGGCGTCGAAGTCCTTTCGCGTACGGCAAGTTCGAATAATGCAGATGCTCCCGAGCAAATCGTTGCCGTTCGCTACAAGAACCAAATTGCGCTTTCGTTCCATCCGGAACTCAATAGCGACACGAGCATTCACCAGTATTTCTTGAAGTTAGTGGGATGA
- the pdxS gene encoding pyridoxal 5'-phosphate synthase lyase subunit PdxS yields MSDQNRYELNKNLAQMLKGGVIMDVTTPEQAKIAEAAGAAAVMALERIPADIRAAGGVSRMSDPKMIKGIQDAVSIPVMAKCRIGHFAEAQILQAIEIDYIDESEVLSPADDIFHINKREFDVPFVCGAKDLGEALRRIEEGASMIRTKGEPGTGDIVQAVRHMRLMNQEIARISSMREDELFNRAKELQVSYDLVRFVHDHKKLPVVNFAAGGVATPADAALMMQLGAEGVFVGSGIFKSGNPAKRAAAIVQAVTNYTDAKLIAKLSEDLGEAMVGINEQEIALLMAERGK; encoded by the coding sequence ATGTCTGACCAGAACCGTTACGAACTCAACAAGAACCTTGCCCAGATGCTCAAGGGTGGCGTCATTATGGACGTGACAACCCCCGAACAAGCCAAAATCGCCGAAGCCGCTGGGGCCGCCGCCGTGATGGCATTGGAACGCATCCCTGCCGATATCCGCGCTGCAGGCGGTGTGTCGCGCATGAGCGACCCCAAGATGATCAAGGGGATTCAGGACGCAGTTTCAATACCCGTAATGGCCAAGTGCCGCATCGGCCACTTTGCCGAAGCGCAAATTTTGCAGGCCATCGAGATTGACTACATCGACGAAAGCGAAGTGCTTTCTCCTGCCGACGATATTTTTCACATCAACAAGCGCGAATTCGACGTTCCGTTCGTGTGCGGCGCGAAGGATTTGGGCGAAGCGCTGCGCCGTATCGAAGAAGGCGCATCGATGATCCGTACCAAGGGCGAGCCGGGGACGGGCGACATCGTCCAGGCCGTACGACACATGCGCCTGATGAACCAGGAAATCGCCCGCATTTCGAGCATGCGCGAAGATGAACTCTTCAATCGCGCCAAGGAACTCCAGGTGTCGTACGACCTGGTGCGCTTCGTTCACGACCACAAGAAACTCCCCGTGGTGAACTTCGCTGCCGGTGGTGTTGCCACCCCCGCCGATGCCGCCCTCATGATGCAACTCGGTGCCGAAGGCGTTTTCGTAGGCTCCGGAATCTTCAAGTCCGGCAACCCCGCCAAGCGTGCCGCCGCCATTGTGCAGGCAGTTACCAACTATACCGATGCAAAGCTGATCGCCAAGCTTTCTGAAGACTTGGGCGAAGCCATGGTCGGTATCAACGAACAGGAAATCGCGCTGCTGATGGCCGAAAGGGGAAAGTAA
- a CDS encoding PLP-dependent aminotransferase family protein, translating to MFTYDMSKAGANSLYHYLYQCIKKDIVSGNVLAEEQLPSKRNLAQNLGISVVTVENAYAQLLAEGYIYSLPKKGFFVADINATAEPCAQRKRKMPRTRRLRAELTDESEHINPKYIADFASNGSDIEAFPFTTWAKITREVLCERQNDLLQVSPGMGSLELRRAIARMLREFRNIQVSPEQIVIGAGTDYLYGLLVQLLGFDKCYGVEDPGWGKISKLYSQYGVKVCHIPIAAESFVDSVKKSDVDVVHISPAHHFPTGMVMPVGERYRLLSWAAESPNRYIVEDDYDSEFRMTGKPIPALQNIDVTEKVIYLNTFSKTMTSAIRLSYMVLPPHLAEKFHNKLSFYSCTVSNLDQYVMARFIDLGYYETHINRMRNLYRAKRDMLLSAIRKSKLSNVARIYEEDAGLHFILEVDTKCSDIEFCNRARFRGVNIRALSEYYFEAKPSQHNFVVNYSSVDKASMQKAVQILASLCN from the coding sequence ATGTTCACTTACGATATGTCCAAGGCGGGAGCAAATAGCCTCTACCATTACCTTTATCAATGCATCAAAAAAGATATCGTAAGCGGAAACGTCCTTGCCGAAGAACAACTCCCTTCCAAACGCAACCTCGCGCAGAATCTCGGCATTAGCGTCGTAACAGTTGAAAACGCTTACGCACAGCTCTTGGCCGAAGGCTACATCTACTCGCTCCCTAAAAAAGGCTTCTTTGTTGCAGACATCAACGCAACGGCGGAACCTTGTGCTCAACGCAAACGCAAGATGCCGCGTACCCGCAGGCTCCGCGCAGAACTCACCGACGAGTCAGAACATATCAACCCGAAATACATTGCCGACTTTGCAAGTAACGGTTCCGATATCGAGGCGTTCCCCTTTACCACTTGGGCAAAAATCACTCGCGAGGTCCTTTGCGAAAGGCAAAATGATTTGCTGCAAGTTTCTCCGGGAATGGGCTCGCTAGAACTTCGCCGAGCCATTGCCCGCATGCTCCGCGAATTCAGAAATATCCAGGTATCGCCCGAACAGATTGTCATTGGCGCCGGAACTGATTACCTTTATGGCTTGCTAGTACAATTGCTTGGATTTGACAAGTGCTATGGCGTAGAAGACCCTGGCTGGGGTAAAATTTCAAAATTGTACAGCCAATACGGCGTCAAGGTGTGTCATATTCCCATTGCGGCAGAAAGTTTCGTGGACTCCGTCAAGAAATCTGACGTCGATGTCGTGCATATTTCCCCAGCGCACCATTTTCCGACCGGGATGGTAATGCCCGTCGGCGAACGCTATCGCTTGCTCAGTTGGGCTGCCGAATCCCCAAATCGCTACATCGTTGAAGATGACTATGACAGCGAATTCCGCATGACCGGAAAACCCATTCCCGCATTACAGAATATCGATGTTACCGAAAAGGTGATTTACCTGAATACCTTTTCCAAGACGATGACTTCTGCGATTCGCCTCAGTTATATGGTGCTCCCGCCGCATCTTGCCGAGAAATTCCATAACAAACTTTCGTTCTATTCGTGTACGGTTTCGAACCTTGATCAGTATGTAATGGCCAGGTTCATTGATCTCGGTTACTACGAGACGCACATCAATCGCATGCGTAACCTGTACCGGGCCAAGCGCGATATGCTCCTGTCGGCTATCCGCAAAAGCAAACTTTCAAATGTCGCCCGAATTTACGAAGAAGATGCCGGACTCCACTTTATCTTGGAAGTGGACACGAAATGTTCCGATATTGAATTCTGCAACCGCGCCCGATTTCGCGGGGTAAACATCCGCGCCCTTTCGGAGTATTATTTTGAGGCGAAGCCATCGCAGCACAACTTTGTCGTGAACTACTCGTCAGTAGATAAAGCGAGCATGCAAAAAGCAGTGCAGATACTCGCGAGCCTTTGCAACTAA
- the thiF gene encoding thiazole biosynthesis adenylyltransferase ThiF yields the protein MAFTNEQLERYSRHIILKDVGVKGQKKLLNAKVLVIGAGGLGAPVAMYLAAAGVGTIGIADADVVDLSNLQRQIIHATQDVGKPKVQSAKETMEAMNTDVKVITYHTFVTSENILDLIKDYDFIVDGTDNFPTKFLINDACVMAKKPFSHAGIVGFQGQLMTYVPEQGPCYRCIFEEPPPKGSVPTCKEAGVIGAIAGVIGSLQAMEAIKYILGVGDLLTGYLLTYNALTAEFRKVKLPSHNDDCAVCGTHPTITQLIDYEQAACDLKH from the coding sequence ATGGCTTTTACCAACGAACAACTGGAACGGTATTCGCGCCACATCATTCTTAAAGATGTCGGCGTAAAGGGCCAAAAGAAGCTCTTGAACGCGAAGGTACTCGTCATTGGTGCGGGTGGCCTTGGCGCTCCTGTGGCGATGTATCTTGCCGCCGCCGGCGTGGGCACGATCGGCATTGCCGATGCCGATGTGGTTGACCTTTCAAATTTACAACGTCAGATAATACACGCCACGCAAGATGTGGGTAAGCCCAAGGTGCAATCCGCGAAAGAAACCATGGAAGCGATGAACACGGATGTCAAGGTGATCACGTACCATACTTTCGTAACGAGCGAAAACATTCTCGACCTCATTAAGGATTACGATTTTATCGTTGACGGCACCGACAATTTTCCGACAAAATTTTTGATTAACGATGCCTGCGTCATGGCGAAGAAGCCTTTTTCTCATGCAGGTATTGTCGGATTTCAGGGGCAGTTGATGACATACGTGCCGGAGCAGGGGCCTTGCTACCGCTGCATTTTCGAGGAACCGCCCCCGAAGGGTTCTGTGCCGACTTGCAAAGAGGCAGGCGTGATTGGGGCAATTGCAGGCGTCATCGGAAGTTTGCAGGCAATGGAAGCAATCAAGTATATTCTTGGCGTAGGCGATTTATTGACAGGCTACCTACTCACCTACAACGCACTCACGGCGGAATTCCGCAAGGTGAAGCTCCCGAGCCATAACGACGACTGCGCCGTTTGCGGAACACACCCGACCATTACGCAGCTCATTGACTACGAACAGGCTGCTTGCGATTTGAAACATTAA
- a CDS encoding dimethylsulfonioproprionate lyase family protein, producing MQDFIARLIEESKRFLNERAQIDDDIGQEAAKFVAREIPAPSGTFEKSDSPLIRWIEDSAKHGSSETANLLKALKPALPFLPWKYNYEPRADMPDLGNRMGWGEILGPEAPYHDEHFCFGFTLLGKNTLYPAHYHPATELYVVLSGLAVWTLDGVSKVRGPGEFILHPSNHVHSMQTRDEPLLALYTWSGEDVVTLSKYV from the coding sequence ATGCAAGATTTTATCGCCCGTTTAATTGAAGAATCGAAGCGATTTCTGAATGAACGTGCCCAAATTGACGATGATATCGGTCAAGAGGCGGCCAAGTTTGTAGCACGTGAAATTCCTGCCCCGAGCGGGACTTTTGAAAAAAGCGATTCTCCGCTGATTCGCTGGATTGAAGATTCCGCAAAACACGGAAGTTCAGAGACTGCAAATTTGCTGAAAGCGCTAAAGCCCGCACTCCCTTTTTTGCCGTGGAAATATAATTACGAGCCTCGCGCCGATATGCCTGATTTAGGAAACCGTATGGGCTGGGGAGAAATCCTCGGGCCAGAAGCGCCGTATCACGACGAGCATTTTTGTTTCGGATTTACGCTTCTCGGAAAGAATACCTTGTACCCGGCGCATTACCACCCTGCCACGGAACTTTACGTGGTGCTTTCGGGCCTTGCCGTTTGGACTTTAGACGGTGTTTCAAAAGTCCGCGGTCCCGGAGAATTTATTCTGCACCCCTCGAACCATGTACATTCAATGCAAACAAGGGATGAGCCTTTGCTCGCGCTTTACACATGGAGCGGCGAAGATGTCGTGACGCTCTCGAAGTACGTGTGA
- a CDS encoding 50S ribosomal protein L11 methyltransferase → MSILVDVKKYLALEEAPKHVQDYLSVGVTDHAYLPKTEDITSDWVAYIAAPAFKLIRENLGHDVEAFASIGTGSGIDVLTGIELLGAKRVGFTDLLESVVDAAAENIKKNLKDADSVELEFGAGDLLQPLQNGKRRYDVIYENLPNVPLTDNTKIEDKRNSGHYLEKRVEVIPEFVHEQMLDLHYLALKQARDYLADKGAVYSTLGGRVPLSAFIKLGELAGLSSEIFTYSWKVQAEPEDVISGYAAQEKAGLGPFRFYRASDLQKAFADISVKESGKNAFEIEKSLESSKLTAKEAYEAFLKGEVIGHTVAVLKSSLK, encoded by the coding sequence ATGAGTATTTTAGTTGATGTTAAAAAGTATCTGGCTTTAGAAGAAGCACCGAAACATGTTCAAGATTACCTTTCCGTGGGTGTAACGGATCACGCCTATTTGCCAAAGACTGAAGATATTACTAGCGATTGGGTGGCCTACATCGCGGCACCTGCATTCAAGCTGATCCGCGAGAACCTGGGGCACGATGTGGAAGCGTTCGCTTCAATCGGAACGGGTTCCGGCATCGATGTCTTGACGGGCATTGAACTTTTGGGTGCCAAGCGCGTAGGTTTTACCGACTTGCTGGAAAGCGTGGTGGACGCCGCGGCCGAAAATATCAAGAAGAATTTGAAAGATGCAGATTCGGTTGAGTTGGAATTCGGCGCAGGCGATTTGTTGCAGCCTCTTCAAAATGGCAAGCGCCGTTACGACGTGATTTACGAGAACCTGCCCAATGTTCCGCTAACCGATAACACCAAGATTGAAGACAAACGAAACAGCGGCCATTACCTGGAAAAGCGCGTCGAAGTGATTCCGGAATTCGTACACGAACAGATGCTGGATTTGCATTATCTGGCGCTTAAGCAGGCCCGCGATTACCTGGCCGACAAGGGTGCCGTCTATTCTACACTCGGTGGCCGCGTGCCGCTCAGTGCGTTTATCAAGCTCGGCGAATTGGCGGGCCTTTCTTCTGAAATCTTCACGTATTCCTGGAAGGTGCAGGCGGAACCCGAAGACGTGATTTCGGGTTATGCCGCACAAGAAAAGGCGGGGCTCGGGCCGTTCCGATTCTACCGCGCAAGCGACTTGCAAAAAGCATTCGCCGATATTTCGGTGAAGGAATCCGGCAAGAACGCTTTCGAAATCGAGAAGTCGCTTGAATCTTCGAAGCTTACTGCTAAAGAAGCTTACGAAGCATTCCTAAAGGGCGAAGTGATCGGCCATACGGTTGCCGTACTGAAATCAAGCTTGAAGTAA